The DNA window TGTAATACAAGTTAGCGTAACTCGTGCTCAAATCGAAGTTCCTTCGGTAACTTACCGGGTTAAGGAAGAAAGAAATATGCGCATTGGCTATATCAAATTAGATGAGTTTAGCTCTCACGCTGCAGAGCAAATGCAAAAAGCGATCGAAAAATTGAAGAATGAACAAGTTACCGGATTTGTGCTGGATCTTCGTGGTAATCCCGGCGGTTTGCTCTACGCTAGCGTGGATATCGCTCGTATGTGGCTAGAATCGGGAGTAATCGTCAAAACTATAGATCGCCCACACACTTGTCCTCCCACAGACGAAAAATGTGGAGAAAAAGAATTTTCTGCCAATGGTACCGCTATAACCGATTTACCCTTAGTTATTCTCGTCGACGGGAACTCCGCTAGCGCTAGCGAAATCTTAGCGGGTGCTTTGCAGGAAAATAAAAGAGCTACTCTTGTAGGTACTCGTACTTTCGGTAAGGGTACGGTACAATCGGTTCACACCCTCTCGGACGGTTCAGGATTAGCCGTAACTATCTCCCGTTACTACCCTCCTAGTGGAACTAATATCAGCAAAAAAGGTATAAGTCCCGATATCGCCGTAGAATTAACGACAACACAAGCTTCCCTTATTAATAAAAATCCCTCTCTCTTGGCTACTCAAGCCGATCCACAGTATCAAAAAGCGATCGATATGTTAGCTTCTACCCTCAGGTTAGAAGTGTTACGCTAGCTAAGTTTCATGGAGTATTTTTAGTTCAGTTTTCAGATCTTGGGTCAGTTTTTGAGAACCCTTTCTCGGGGATAAATCTTGATAATCAGCGACGTCTAGAGGTTCACCAATGTCAATTTTAACCTGACAACCTCTAGTAGGTAGCGTTTCGCTGTATTTGATACTGATGGGGAGAATTTTAATTTGAGCCGTGGGATTACGATTCAACACCTCTAGAGCTATTTTACCGATACCTCGCTTGAGAGGGTGAACGATCGCCTCTCTGAAAATACCCCCTTCGGGAAAGATAACTAGCATTTCTCCTTTATTTAGCAGCTCAATACTATAATCTAAAGTCTCTAAATCAGGACGATCTACATCTACAGGAAAACTTCCGAGACGTTTAATTAACCAGCCCTGAAAACCAGTCACTTCAGTAGAGGTTACCATAAAACGAGGATGTCTCCCACTGACTAAAAATCCTGTTGCATAGGGTACCAGAATCGCGTCCCAGCGAGAGCGATGAGTCGGTGCGAGAATTACCGCGCCCGTTTGCGGTACATTTTTTTGTCCAGAAATGGTGATTTCACCAAAATAAAAGGGAAGCACAACCCATCGAGCTAAAGTATACGCTAGGGGGGTTAGCCAGGGCCAAACGCGCGTCGGAATTAAAGTTTTTTGGGAATCTATCATAATCTAGAGCGATAATAACATGAGATAACTTAAACTCAAAGGAGGAGAAAAAGAATTGGGTGTAGAACTGCGCAGTTATGTATATTTAGATAGTTTACAACCACAACACGCAGCTTATATAGGCACTGTAGCACTGGGATTTCTCCCTCTACCAGGGGATGCATCCCTGTGGATTGAAGTCTCTCCAGGCGTTGAAATTAATAAAATTACAGACGTAGCCTTAAAGTCAGCATCGGTTCGTCCCGGGGTGTTATTTGTAGAACGTCTCTATGGATTGTTAGAAATTCACTCTAGTAAACAAGGAGAAACCAAAGCCGCGGGAAGAGCGATTCTCGATTTACTCGGTACAACTCCCAAGGATTGTCTGAAACCAAAGGTAGTTTCTAGTCAAATTATCCGCAATATAGACGCCAATCAAGCTCAATTAATTAATCGTAACCGTCGCGGACAAATGATTTTAGCAGGGGAAACTCTCTATGTTTTAGAGGTTCAACCCGCCGCTTACGCTGCGATCGCCGCTAACGAAGCTGAAAAAGCAGCTTTAATTAATATTTTACAAGTTGGCGCTGTGGGAAGTTTTGGTAGATTATATTTAGGTGGACAAGAAAGAGATATTTTAGCAGGATCTAGCGCTGCTTTAGTAGCTTTAGAAAATTTACCGGGAAGGGAACATTAAATGGCAAATTCAAATCATTTGACTCTTCTAAGCTATAGTCGAGAAAACTGGCAAAAGTGGAGGAGAGAAAACCCCGATATCGTGCCAGATTTAACCTATAGTAATTTGTATCAGGCGAATCTGAGTCATCTGGATTTATCGGGAGTTAATTTCAGTGGTGCTAATCTCTATCAAGCCAATCTCGCAGGTAGTAACCTGAGTCGAGCTGAGTTAACTAATACTAATTTGAGAGATGCTAAATTGACTAATGCTATTCTCTCTGAAGCGAATTTAATGGGAACAGATTTGAGAGACGCTGACTTAAATTACGCCGATTTGCACCAAGCGAATTTAATCTCTGCTAATTTGAGACAAGCTCAACTCAGAGAAGCAGATTTGAGTCAAACTCAGTTAATAAGGGCTAATTTAAGTTCCGCTAATCTAATTCAAGCTAATCTGATTCAAGCTAACTTGCACCAAGCTAATTTACACCAAGCCGAGTTAATTAGAGCTTATTTATATCAGGCTATTTTAACTGAAGCTAATCTTAGTGAAGCTCACTTGGGTGGAGCTTATTTATTTAATGTTCAGCTAAATGGAGCTAATCTCGAGGGAACCGATTTAAGATGGGCAAACTTGACTAGAACCGATCTGAGTCAAGTTAATCTAGACAAGGCTAAGCTAAAGATTAAAGAAATTGTCTAAGCGATCGCTATAAGTAACACTAAGCGAGTTAAACGTTCAATTTATTGTAAATCTTCTTCTGAAAGCCCTGCTTGCTTCATAAAATGTCTCAGTAAGCCAATCTTTAAATCTTTATTACTGTGAATGGGGATTGAAATCCGATTAGACAGACCTGGTTTACAGTAAATGTGATGACTCCCTTGAATCCTTACTAAATTCCAGCCATGACGTTCCAGAATCTTGGCAAAAGCTTTCCCAGAAATAGACTTCATGACTTAATACTTTAAAATAGCCGTAAAATGGAGTTAAACGTAATAATTAAGCTATGTACTTAACTCCTAACGAAGTCTACAAAAAATACGGGCATCATCCTAAAACTCTTTCGAATTGGGCAAATGAAGAATAAAAAAGGTAAAATATAAGTATCTCAGAAGCTATTAGTACATAAAGTACTATCAAAGCTTAGGAAGTTGAGATACTTAAGTTTTAAAAGCCTATTCTGGTAACAGGTAGGTTTACTTATTGCGCAATGAACCGAAGGGTACCGCAATCAGTAACGGTATGTGGCACTACCAGTGATTTAGCGAATCAATTAGGGATCCAATTGAGTTTGA is part of the Gloeocapsa sp. PCC 73106 genome and encodes:
- the ctpB gene encoding carboxyl-terminal processing protease CtpB, whose amino-acid sequence is MKQFFHDLAFSRQLLSSLVIGSLFTLNSPELVQAKLEDSPKAIVDEVWQIVNNEYVDDEFNQIDWLEIRQELLDRNYSSPKEAYTAIRETLKQLGDPYTRFLEPEEFEALTSQTTGEVSGIGIRIEIDQETKELVVVEPIEDSPAQAAGIQAGDRILKINGKTTALMTPEQASEEIRGEIGTQVDLEIEREGESVIQVSVTRAQIEVPSVTYRVKEERNMRIGYIKLDEFSSHAAEQMQKAIEKLKNEQVTGFVLDLRGNPGGLLYASVDIARMWLESGVIVKTIDRPHTCPPTDEKCGEKEFSANGTAITDLPLVILVDGNSASASEILAGALQENKRATLVGTRTFGKGTVQSVHTLSDGSGLAVTISRYYPPSGTNISKKGISPDIAVELTTTQASLINKNPSLLATQADPQYQKAIDMLASTLRLEVLR
- a CDS encoding 1-acyl-sn-glycerol-3-phosphate acyltransferase codes for the protein MIDSQKTLIPTRVWPWLTPLAYTLARWVVLPFYFGEITISGQKNVPQTGAVILAPTHRSRWDAILVPYATGFLVSGRHPRFMVTSTEVTGFQGWLIKRLGSFPVDVDRPDLETLDYSIELLNKGEMLVIFPEGGIFREAIVHPLKRGIGKIALEVLNRNPTAQIKILPISIKYSETLPTRGCQVKIDIGEPLDVADYQDLSPRKGSQKLTQDLKTELKILHET
- a CDS encoding pentapeptide repeat-containing protein; translation: MANSNHLTLLSYSRENWQKWRRENPDIVPDLTYSNLYQANLSHLDLSGVNFSGANLYQANLAGSNLSRAELTNTNLRDAKLTNAILSEANLMGTDLRDADLNYADLHQANLISANLRQAQLREADLSQTQLIRANLSSANLIQANLIQANLHQANLHQAELIRAYLYQAILTEANLSEAHLGGAYLFNVQLNGANLEGTDLRWANLTRTDLSQVNLDKAKLKIKEIV
- a CDS encoding type II toxin-antitoxin system HicA family toxin — protein: MKSISGKAFAKILERHGWNLVRIQGSHHIYCKPGLSNRISIPIHSNKDLKIGLLRHFMKQAGLSEEDLQ